From Hyla sarda isolate aHylSar1 chromosome 5, aHylSar1.hap1, whole genome shotgun sequence, a single genomic window includes:
- the LOC130272521 gene encoding protein spinster homolog 1-like has product MASPQDPLLKEEEEAMEDHSDMDVENGDIPERQNLSSLSVMSTARSIITVVILAFVNLLIYANRSSVAGVLPYIQKAYDTNASLSGLLNTLFIGSYVLVAPIAGYLGDHCNKKYTVCAGVIVWLSMTLTLSFIPDGYFLLFLLTSGLVGAGEATFCTIAPSIIADLFTSDQRTRMLNVFYSVIPVGCGLGYIIGPKVTDAARGDWHWAFRVTPGLGLIAVALMILVTKELPRTTTNGKKNNKSQKFAKWATDLKKLFKNRSFMLTTLGSTAVSFIVGAIGVWGPSYLTHARTLLQEKDPCRAEPCDYHDILIFGVVTVVSGILGVVAGTEINKRYRKSNPRADPLVCGCAMMLSAPFLLLALTFGNISLVATNIFIFIGETLLSVNFTLISDIILKVVTPWRRSSALAVQMTIYHLLGDAGSPYLIGLISDTYERGYAKSPLLKYRSLEYALMTCTIMAVIGGAFFMATALYIERDEKEAEMESEPPSSSSSSLLPADEDRASD; this is encoded by the coding sequence atggcctctccacaagacccattgctgaaggaggaggaagaagcaatggaggaccatagtgatatggatgtagaaaatggcgatatccctgagaggcagaacctgtcatctctaagcgtgatgtccaccgcacgttccatcatcaccgtagtgatcctcgcctttgttaatttgctcatctatgcaaatcgctccagcgtggcgggggtgctgccttatatacagaaagcatatgacaccaatgctagtctgtctggcttattgaatacattgttcattggaagctacgtgctggtcgcaccaattgccggatatttgggcgaccactgtaataagaaatatactgtttgcgcaggagtcatcgtttggctgagcatgacacttaccctgtcattcatccctgacgggtacttcctgctcttcctgctgacgagtggactggttggagccggagaggcgactttctgcaccatcgccccctccatcattgcagacctttttacaagtgaccagcggacccgcatgctgaacgtgttttactccgtcatacctgtaggctgcggactaggatacatcatcgggcccaaagtgactgatgcagcaaggggtgattggcactgggcgtttcgggtcacccctggcctgggcctcatagctgtggctttgatgattttggtcacaaaggagcttccaagaacgactacaaacgggaagaagaacaacaaatcccagaagtttgccaaatgggcgacagatctgaaaaaactatttaaaaatcgaagcttcatgttaaccaccctgggatcgacggctgtatccttcatagtgggagccataggtgtatggggtccgtcatacctgacccacgcacgaacactcctacaagagaaggacccttgccgtgctgaaccgtgtgactatcacgacatcctaatatttggtgtggttacagtcgtttccggcattctgggagttgtagcagggacggagataaataaaagatatcgcaaatccaacccacgggcagacccgcttgtgtgtggatgcgcgatgatgctctccgccccttttcttctgttggcattgacttttggcaacatcagcctcgttgccaccaacatcttcatcttcatcggagagacgcttctgtcagtaaatttcaccctcatatctgacattatactaaaagtagtaactccgtggaggagatcttcagccctggccgtgcagatgacaatctatcacctcctaggtgacgccggcagcccgtacctcatcggcctgatatctgacacctacgaacgaggatatgccaaatcccctcttctgaaataccgcagcctggagtatgccctcatgacctgcaccataatggcagtcatcggaggggccttcttcatggccacggccctatatatagagagggacgaaaaagaagcagagatggaatcagaacctccgtcatcctcctcctcctcactgcttcctgccgatgaggaccgcgcttcagactga